The Rhodospirillaceae bacterium genome contains a region encoding:
- a CDS encoding HupE/UreJ family protein, protein MSLTARRGALRPAALSFLAVVPILAALAWVSAPAAAHFLLNVNIRVVHVVHEQGRMRLLIRLPMPYLVADKLGPENTEGVRAPAPYTINRIEDGKPVHYLDAEALRRAPGGLARSLADGLVLEAAGSTLRARTGRIRAYPARIQPPFASLEEAEAALAGPVYAEGFEVTYVGDTVVDAELIYPTGRKHTEYTLRSKLDPGLPKQDETANLILDHATDPPLVFRIRGLIAKPVIVSRSVLEAAWTFVVEGVRHILEGLDHVLFVVCLVLGATALGSLAWRVTGFTLGHSVTLTLGFFGYYPSGAWFVPLVETGIALSIVYAAVAALTSVGHRLTTGVTALLGLLHGLGFSFVLREILKLDSPNLWQSLLAFNLGIEAGQLLIVLVLWPLLFLVAKRLPRGAVVVRWAIALPCVLVAAIWTGERAVQLISTL, encoded by the coding sequence GTGTCGCTGACCGCGAGGCGGGGTGCGCTGCGCCCCGCCGCCCTTTCCTTTCTTGCCGTCGTGCCGATACTGGCGGCCCTGGCCTGGGTTAGCGCTCCCGCCGCGGCCCACTTCCTCCTCAACGTCAATATCCGGGTCGTTCATGTCGTCCACGAGCAGGGCCGGATGCGGCTCCTGATCCGGCTGCCCATGCCCTATCTCGTCGCCGACAAGCTCGGTCCGGAAAACACCGAGGGTGTCCGCGCGCCGGCCCCCTATACGATCAACCGGATCGAGGACGGCAAGCCGGTTCACTATCTGGACGCCGAAGCGCTGCGGCGCGCGCCCGGCGGACTCGCCCGCAGTCTCGCCGACGGCCTGGTCCTGGAGGCGGCAGGCAGCACGCTCCGGGCGAGGACCGGAAGAATTCGCGCCTATCCCGCCCGGATCCAGCCGCCGTTTGCGAGTCTCGAGGAAGCCGAGGCCGCGCTCGCCGGGCCGGTCTATGCGGAAGGGTTCGAGGTCACCTATGTCGGCGATACGGTCGTCGATGCCGAACTCATCTATCCGACCGGCCGCAAGCACACCGAGTATACGCTCCGAAGCAAGCTCGATCCCGGTCTTCCCAAGCAGGACGAGACCGCCAACCTCATTCTGGATCACGCAACCGATCCGCCCCTGGTATTCCGCATTCGCGGCCTGATCGCGAAGCCGGTGATAGTATCGAGATCAGTCCTGGAGGCTGCCTGGACCTTTGTCGTCGAAGGCGTCCGTCACATCCTGGAAGGTCTGGACCATGTGCTGTTCGTCGTCTGCCTCGTGCTCGGCGCGACCGCGCTCGGATCCCTGGCCTGGCGGGTGACCGGATTCACCCTCGGACACAGCGTTACGCTGACCCTCGGATTCTTCGGCTACTATCCCAGCGGCGCGTGGTTCGTTCCGCTGGTCGAGACAGGCATCGCCCTGTCGATCGTTTACGCCGCAGTCGCCGCCCTGACTTCTGTCGGACACCGTTTGACGACGGGCGTCACCGCGCTTCTCGGCCTGCTCCACGGGCTCGGTTTTTCCTTCGTCCTGCGGGAGATATTGAAGCTCGATTCGCCGAACCTCTGGCAGAGCCTGCTGGCCTTCAACCTGGGTATCGAAGCCGGCCAGCTCCTGATCGTACTGGTCCTGTGGCCTCTCCTTTTCCTCGTCGCGAAGAGACTGCCTCGTGGCGCGGTCGTGGTGCGCTGGGCGATCGCCCTGCCATGCGTACTCGTAGCTGCGATCTGGACCGGCGAGCGGGCGGTGCAATTGATTTCTACCCTGTAG
- a CDS encoding LuxR C-terminal-related transcriptional regulator yields MQRDPPDHRVFVTSGNPGNPYEVDDSFTLDTGLYCDAVMRDRRLLLVRDAIQDPVWDRNPDLKHGMVFYLGLPIAWPDRSIFGTICVLDIQTNEQAITYTNLLAEFRDVVESDLKYLIEVSERKAAQQKLQRARDELESRVRIRTRDLATVNEELRNEVETRRRVEASLRRREAELEEANAALKVLLKRIEDSKADLEEKILTNVNDLVFPYLDRLKRRVNDARARAYVEILEANVSELTSPLSKHLSARYSRLTQTELEVAKLVIQGKTTKMIADMLSIATSTVDFHRNNIRKKIGIRGAPINLRTYLASFFEEASARRD; encoded by the coding sequence ATGCAACGGGATCCACCGGACCACCGGGTGTTCGTTACGAGCGGAAATCCGGGGAATCCTTACGAAGTCGACGATTCTTTCACGCTCGATACGGGTTTGTATTGCGACGCCGTGATGCGCGACCGTCGCCTGCTGCTGGTGCGCGACGCGATACAGGACCCGGTGTGGGACCGGAATCCGGACCTCAAGCACGGAATGGTGTTTTACCTGGGCCTGCCCATCGCGTGGCCGGACCGATCCATTTTCGGCACGATTTGCGTGCTCGACATACAGACCAACGAGCAGGCGATCACCTATACGAACCTGCTCGCGGAATTCCGGGACGTCGTCGAGAGCGACCTCAAATATCTGATCGAAGTGAGCGAGCGCAAGGCCGCCCAGCAAAAGCTGCAGCGGGCGCGCGACGAGCTGGAGTCGCGGGTCAGGATCCGGACGAGGGACCTGGCAACGGTCAACGAGGAGTTGAGAAACGAGGTCGAGACCCGGCGCAGGGTAGAAGCCTCCCTTCGCAGGAGAGAGGCAGAACTGGAGGAGGCGAATGCGGCACTGAAGGTACTCCTCAAGCGTATCGAGGATTCGAAGGCGGATCTGGAAGAGAAGATACTCACCAATGTCAACGACCTGGTCTTTCCCTATCTCGACAGATTGAAACGCCGCGTAAACGACGCCCGGGCGCGGGCCTATGTCGAAATACTCGAGGCGAACGTCAGCGAACTGACGTCCCCCCTGAGCAAGCATCTGTCGGCGCGATATTCGAGATTGACCCAGACGGAACTGGAAGTGGCAAAGCTCGTCATCCAGGGCAAGACGACCAAGATGATCGCCGACATGCTCAGCATCGCGACCAGCACCGTCGACTTTCACCGGAACAATATCCGAAAAAAAATCGGCATACGCGGCGCCCCGATCAACCTGCGCACCTATCTCGCGTCGTTCTTCGAAGAGGCGTCCGCCCGCCGGGACTAG
- a CDS encoding MBL fold metallo-hydrolase — MRRKLVFGGVAAVVVAGIGIGAVGANTTGLDTWKSGKNHNRIIKVQNTGGVQPDSGKVGVAFFSNSAFQITSPKGIRIMVDPWRNDPSGAWGLWYRMEFPKAEVDIGMSTHAHFDHDALGRLEANMLLDRMAGTFQLGDVKITGIADKHQCVAPGTVAWTDAVKQFEGRDNICPPTNFRHMDNTVYVIETGGMRFLMWGDNRPNPPKEVWDRIGKVDVVFVPVDGSKHILDYKQADSVVAKSGAKIAIPHHYLVPETTFVTSTLTPATEWAKTHEHTMLKSASVEISQADLKGKSGHVYYFGSNNMATEMAKKKK, encoded by the coding sequence ATGCGCAGAAAACTGGTATTCGGCGGGGTTGCAGCGGTCGTGGTCGCCGGCATCGGCATCGGCGCCGTCGGCGCGAATACGACCGGGCTCGACACCTGGAAATCCGGCAAGAACCACAACCGCATCATCAAGGTGCAAAACACCGGCGGCGTGCAACCCGACAGCGGCAAGGTCGGAGTCGCCTTCTTCTCCAATTCCGCGTTCCAGATCACCTCGCCGAAGGGGATCCGGATCATGGTCGACCCCTGGCGCAACGATCCCTCGGGCGCCTGGGGGCTGTGGTACCGCATGGAATTTCCCAAGGCGGAAGTCGACATCGGCATGTCGACCCACGCGCATTTCGACCACGACGCGCTCGGCCGCCTGGAAGCCAACATGCTGCTCGACCGCATGGCCGGCACGTTCCAGCTCGGTGACGTGAAGATCACCGGCATTGCCGACAAGCACCAGTGCGTCGCGCCGGGCACCGTCGCGTGGACGGACGCGGTGAAGCAGTTCGAAGGCCGCGACAATATCTGTCCGCCCACGAACTTCCGGCACATGGACAACACGGTCTACGTCATCGAAACCGGCGGAATGAGATTCCTGATGTGGGGCGATAACCGCCCGAATCCGCCGAAAGAGGTCTGGGACCGGATCGGCAAGGTCGATGTGGTTTTCGTGCCGGTAGACGGCTCCAAGCACATTCTGGACTACAAGCAGGCGGATTCCGTGGTCGCGAAAAGCGGCGCCAAGATTGCCATTCCTCATCACTACCTGGTGCCGGAAACCACATTCGTGACCTCGACCCTCACGCCGGCGACGGAGTGGGCGAAGACCCACGAGCACACGATGCTCAAATCGGCGTCCGTCGAGATTTCGCAGGCGGACCTCAAGGGCAAGTCCGGCCACGTCTACTATTTCGGCTCCAACAACATGGCCACAGAGATGGCGAAGAAGAAGAAATAG
- a CDS encoding NADH:flavin oxidoreductase, translating to MWKPPERIKYAPEPGAWPTQEQAARSLWFSPIRIGPLTLTSRTWVPAMVPWRSNEEGWVTDDVLDWYEQFARGKPGGLVIEATGIRDIPSGPLLRIGHDRYIPGLREIAQTVQRASEGQTRLFIQCIDFLAIRRRPDPAKFLDRFLVVTDDIRAALGMADAPEADIRETLKALSDAELDGILDERQLESLRMGFRERVGDTHVPHIRDLPKVLPNLFADAARRAQEAGIDGVELHYAHAYTMASFLSRTNDRDDGYGGSRENRVRLPLEAFARVREVVGEDFPVGCRFLTEDIVDGGSEVPDSSFYAAEFARAGMDFLSLSRGGRFEDAKQPNVGESAYPYTGRSGYECMPAYISDERGPFGRNVEPGAAIRKAVRDAGFETPVIVTGGIHGFEKGERILQEGKADIVGIARQALADPDFFLKVRAGCGGEVRVCEYTNYCEGLDQKHKQVTCKLWDRKELDEPGVKRTLDGKRRTTAPAWAGPA from the coding sequence ATGTGGAAACCGCCGGAACGGATCAAGTATGCGCCCGAGCCCGGCGCCTGGCCGACGCAAGAGCAGGCGGCGCGCTCCCTGTGGTTCAGTCCCATCCGGATCGGGCCGCTGACCCTGACGAGCCGCACCTGGGTGCCGGCCATGGTGCCGTGGCGCTCCAACGAGGAAGGCTGGGTCACCGACGATGTGCTGGACTGGTACGAGCAGTTCGCCCGCGGCAAGCCCGGCGGCCTGGTCATCGAAGCCACCGGCATCCGCGATATCCCGTCCGGCCCGCTCCTGCGCATCGGGCACGACCGCTACATCCCCGGCCTCCGGGAAATCGCCCAGACAGTGCAACGGGCAAGCGAAGGCCAGACCCGCCTGTTCATCCAGTGCATCGACTTCCTGGCGATCCGGCGCCGACCGGATCCGGCGAAATTTCTCGACCGCTTCCTCGTCGTGACGGACGACATCCGGGCGGCGCTCGGCATGGCCGACGCGCCGGAAGCTGATATCCGGGAAACGCTCAAGGCGCTGTCGGACGCCGAACTCGACGGCATTCTCGACGAACGCCAGCTCGAATCCCTGCGCATGGGCTTCCGCGAACGGGTCGGCGATACCCATGTGCCGCATATCCGCGATCTGCCCAAGGTGCTGCCGAACCTGTTCGCGGACGCCGCCCGGCGGGCGCAGGAAGCCGGCATCGACGGCGTCGAGCTGCACTATGCCCACGCCTATACGATGGCGTCCTTCCTGTCGCGGACCAACGACCGCGATGACGGCTATGGCGGCTCGAGGGAAAACCGCGTCCGCCTGCCGCTCGAGGCGTTCGCCCGGGTACGGGAGGTCGTCGGCGAGGATTTCCCGGTCGGCTGCCGCTTTCTCACCGAGGATATCGTCGACGGCGGCTCGGAAGTCCCGGACAGCAGCTTCTATGCCGCCGAATTCGCCCGCGCCGGCATGGATTTCCTGTCCCTGTCCCGCGGCGGCCGGTTCGAGGACGCCAAGCAGCCCAATGTCGGCGAGTCGGCCTATCCCTATACCGGCCGGTCGGGCTACGAATGCATGCCGGCCTATATTTCCGACGAGCGCGGGCCGTTCGGCCGCAACGTCGAACCGGGCGCGGCGATCCGCAAGGCAGTGCGCGACGCCGGTTTCGAGACGCCGGTCATCGTTACCGGCGGCATCCATGGATTCGAGAAGGGCGAACGGATCCTGCAGGAAGGCAAGGCGGATATCGTCGGCATCGCCCGGCAGGCCCTGGCCGATCCGGACTTTTTCCTCAAGGTGCGCGCCGGCTGCGGCGGCGAGGTGCGGGTCTGCGAATACACCAACTATTGCGAAGGGCTCGACCAGAAGCACAAGCAGGTGACCTGCAAGCTGTGGGACCGCAAGGAGCTGGACGAGCCCGGCGTGAAACGGACCCTGGACGGCAAGCGGCGCACCACGGCGCCGGCCTGGGCCGGCCCGGCCTGA